From one Trifolium pratense cultivar HEN17-A07 linkage group LG1, ARS_RC_1.1, whole genome shotgun sequence genomic stretch:
- the LOC123924405 gene encoding uncharacterized protein LOC123924405 has translation MQPQQSSRIDLGELKIQIVKKIGPDKSKRYFYYLNRFLSQKLSKNEFDKLCFRLVGRENLPLHNHFIKSILKNACQAKTPPSVHPSGSSKSGAHVTNLSPGREDGHEQSAASFQNHNASIWSNGVLPVSPRKLRSVVRERKLKDRPSPLGPNGKVDSVGHQYTATEDSGSKVDLENGTLTPCDYQRPTQHLQAVSELPENVIQGLAEKTRMRGKGPTEISTVEDGEELEQLNRLNFAKNPLVAPLGIPYCSASVGGAHKSLPVNSTGDYVSCSDSGRLSDTDTLTRRMEQIAMVQGLGGVSTECASMLNSVLDVYLKRLIKSCVDLVGSRSANEPTKLPNSKKQIQGKLINGMLQHNHLHSQNSGRLTESEPEHRTQFSVSLHDFKVAMELNPQQLGEDWPLQLEKISMKSFQE, from the coding sequence ATGCAACCCCAACAGAGTTCGAGAATTGATTTGGGTGAGTTGAAAATACAGATTGTAAAGAAGATTGGACCGGATAAGTCGAAGCGGTACTTTTATTACCTTAACAGGTTTTTGAGTCAGAAGTTGAGCAAGAATGAGTTTGATAAGTTATGTTTTCGGCTAGTCGGGAGGGAGAACCTTCCGTTGCACAATCATTTTATAAAGTCGATTTTGAAGAATGCCTGCCAAGCCAAGACCCCGCCATCAGTTCATCCGTCCGGTTCTTCAAAATCAGGAGCACATGTTACTAATTTGTCTCCTGGTAGAGAAGATGGACACGAACAAAGTGCTGCTAGCTTTCAAAATCATAATGCTTCCATTTGGTCAAATGGGGTTTTGCCGGTGTCACCGCGTAAGTTACGGTCGGTAGTGCGGGAGCGGAAGCTTAAAGACAGACCGAGTCCACTTGGACCAAATGGGAAAGTTGATTCTGTTGGTCATCAATACACAGCGACAGAAGACAGTGGTAGTAAGGTTGACTTGGAGAATGGAACTCTTACTCCATGCGATTATCAGCGACCAACACAGCATCTTCAAGCAGTTTCTGAGCTACCCGAGAATGTTATACAGGGGCTTGCCGAAAAAACAAGAATGCGTGGCAAAGGGCCGACTGAAATATCAACCGTGGAAGATGGTGAGGAGTTGGAGCAATTAAACCGCCTCAATTTTGCAAAAAATCCGCTCGTAGCACCACTCGGGATTCCTTACTGCTCTGCAAGTGTGGGTGGGGCCCACAAATCATTGCCTGTGAATAGCACTGGTGATTATGTTAGTTGTAGTGACAGTGGTAGATTATCTGATACAGATACGTTGACAAGGCGCATGGAGCAGATTGCAATGGTACAGGGTCTTGGAGGTGTTTCCACGGAATGTGCAAGTATGTTGAATAGCGTGTTAGATGTGTACTTGAAACGGTTGATCAAGTCGTGTGTTGATTTAGTAGGGTCTCGGTCAGCAAATGAGCCGACAAAGCTGCCAAACTCAAAGAAGCAGATTCAAGGGAAGCTCATAAATGGCATGTTGCAACATAATCATTTACATTCGCAGAATTCTGGCAGGTTGACAGAATCTGAGCCAGAACACAGAACCCAATTCTCGGTATCTTTGCATGATTTTAAAGTTGCGATGGAGCTAAATCCACAGCAACTTGGAGAAGATTGGCCGCTACAATTGGAGAAAATCTCTATGAAATCTTTTCAGGAATAA